In the Polyangiaceae bacterium genome, one interval contains:
- a CDS encoding PhoU domain-containing protein — MLRELMNVFRGEPLKERATESFATMLTLSREMILEACEVYWGRELSPEERTRLYDKDVQLNKLQRSVRKHVVAELSGPVPSNVPWGLLLMSLVKDVERIGDYAKNLTELSTWCPAAFPEDEATGELREITRAVTLLAREAPDVFQRSDGERARELLVEGRSLARRCDDLVRKIAASDYGAETAVKMAVGARFLKRVQGHFLNLLTAVVMPLHKLDYYDEAALSR; from the coding sequence GTGCTTCGCGAGTTGATGAACGTGTTTCGGGGAGAGCCGCTGAAAGAGCGAGCCACGGAAAGCTTCGCCACGATGCTCACCCTCTCTCGGGAGATGATCTTGGAGGCGTGCGAGGTCTACTGGGGGCGCGAGCTTTCGCCGGAGGAACGCACTAGGCTCTACGACAAGGACGTGCAGCTCAACAAGTTGCAGCGCTCCGTTCGCAAGCACGTGGTTGCTGAGCTGTCGGGGCCCGTACCTTCCAACGTTCCCTGGGGGCTGTTGCTCATGAGCCTGGTGAAGGACGTAGAACGCATCGGCGACTACGCAAAGAACCTCACGGAGCTCAGCACGTGGTGCCCCGCGGCATTCCCCGAGGACGAAGCAACGGGGGAGTTGCGCGAGATCACGCGTGCGGTGACGTTGTTGGCCCGCGAGGCGCCTGACGTGTTTCAGCGATCGGACGGTGAGCGGGCGCGTGAGCTGCTGGTCGAAGGGCGTTCCCTGGCGCGGCGTTGCGACGACTTGGTTCGCAAGATTGCCGCCAGCGACTACGGTGCGGAGACGGCAGTGAAGATGGCGGTGGGCGCGCGCTTCCTCAAACGCGTGCAGGGCCATTTCCTCAATCTGCTCACTGCCGTGGTCATGCCGCTGCACAAGCTCGACTACTACGACGAAGCCGCGCTATCCCGCTGA
- the atpG gene encoding ATP synthase F1 subunit gamma has protein sequence MANLKAIRKRITSVKSTQKITRAMKMVAGARLNRAQQRILTMRPYAVKTSDVLREVTAAANRRMRDEGGEGINADHPLLARRPEKSTLLLVITSDRGLCGAFNTNILRAAERLWREREAEGQQVQIATIGRKGRDYFRRRNAPVYHVFSGVWEQLDLDQARGVAKTVLKPFVNGEVDAIYLVYNEFKSAMSQRVVTEPLFPLPLDEKEEQKPDDSGYELDFIFEPNKEGLMERLVPMYVEISVLRALLESMASELGARMTAMDSATKNASEMIGKLTLQYNRARQAAITTELMEIIGGAEALNA, from the coding sequence ATGGCAAATCTGAAGGCCATTCGCAAGCGGATCACCAGCGTCAAGAGCACGCAGAAGATCACGCGCGCGATGAAGATGGTCGCTGGTGCGCGCCTGAACCGCGCGCAGCAGCGCATTCTGACCATGCGTCCCTACGCCGTGAAAACCTCGGACGTGTTGCGGGAAGTGACCGCCGCCGCCAATCGCCGCATGCGCGATGAGGGTGGCGAGGGCATCAATGCCGACCATCCGCTCTTGGCTCGACGGCCCGAGAAGAGCACCCTGCTCTTGGTCATCACCAGCGACCGCGGCCTCTGCGGTGCCTTCAACACCAACATTCTGCGCGCTGCAGAGCGTCTGTGGCGCGAGCGAGAGGCCGAGGGGCAGCAGGTGCAGATTGCCACCATCGGCCGCAAAGGCCGTGACTACTTCCGGCGTCGCAACGCCCCCGTCTATCACGTGTTCTCTGGGGTCTGGGAGCAGCTGGACCTCGACCAGGCGCGTGGTGTGGCAAAGACGGTGCTCAAGCCCTTCGTCAACGGCGAAGTCGACGCGATCTACCTCGTCTACAACGAGTTCAAGAGCGCCATGAGCCAACGCGTCGTCACCGAGCCACTGTTCCCACTCCCCTTGGACGAGAAGGAAGAGCAGAAGCCGGATGATAGCGGCTACGAGCTCGACTTCATCTTCGAGCCCAACAAGGAAGGCCTGATGGAGCGCCTGGTACCCATGTACGTGGAGATCAGCGTGCTTCGCGCCCTGCTGGAATCCATGGCCTCGGAGCTAGGCGCTCGAATGACGGCCATGGACTCGGCAACGAAGAATGCGTCCGAGATGATCGGCAAGTTGACGCTTCAGTACAATCGCGCACGCCAGGCCGCCATTACCACCGAGCTCATGGAAATCATCGGTGGCGCCGAAGCGCTGAATGCCTAG
- the glmS gene encoding glutamine--fructose-6-phosphate transaminase (isomerizing): MCGIVGYVGTQTAAPILLDGLRKLEYRGYDSAGLAVHDGAQIEILRAVGKLENLDRALRAQPLRGSTGLGHTRWATHGRPSEPNAHPHAVGSVAVVHNGIIENHLVLKRELERDGVRFASDTDTEIVAHLVDRALGDGASDLMSAVRHALAQVRGAYALAVVCREAPERIVVAKSASPLVLGIGDGEMLCGSDIPALLGHTKRMLFLEDGEMAELRPDGYTLETIAGAPVAREPKTINWTPVQAEKGGYKHFMLKEIFEQPRAVEDTLRGRVALEEGDVVEAELGLGPGALDDIDRVVLLACGTSYHASLVGRYWIESLARIPAQAELASEVRYREPVLGPRDLVIAVSQSGETADTLAAVRSAREAGAHVLAVANVLDSAIPRASQGALYTHAGPEIGVASTKCFTTQLVALLLIAVHLGRTRGTLSTERARETLQALLELPNSMRAALANEAECLEVARSFQHTAHMLFLGRGLGFPIALEGALKLKEVSYAHAEGYAAGEMKHGPIALIDADMPVVVVMPRDSQYEKTLSNVQEVIARDGQVIAVVTEGDSEAAGLARHVLTLPAAPDVVMPMLAVLPLQLLAYHVADLKGTDVDQPRNLAKTVTVE; encoded by the coding sequence ATGTGCGGCATTGTGGGATACGTTGGAACGCAGACGGCAGCACCCATCCTGCTCGACGGACTGCGCAAGCTCGAGTATCGCGGCTACGATTCTGCCGGGCTGGCTGTTCATGACGGCGCGCAGATTGAGATCCTGCGCGCCGTGGGCAAGCTGGAGAACCTCGATCGGGCGCTGCGCGCGCAGCCCCTTCGCGGCTCCACCGGACTTGGGCATACGCGCTGGGCGACCCACGGTCGCCCGAGCGAGCCCAACGCGCACCCCCACGCAGTGGGTTCCGTGGCGGTCGTGCACAACGGCATCATCGAGAACCACCTGGTGCTCAAGCGCGAGTTGGAGCGCGACGGCGTGCGTTTTGCCAGTGACACGGACACGGAAATCGTCGCGCACTTGGTTGACCGCGCGCTCGGGGATGGCGCGAGCGACCTGATGAGCGCTGTCCGCCACGCCCTGGCGCAGGTGCGTGGCGCCTACGCTTTGGCAGTTGTGTGCCGTGAAGCACCAGAGCGTATCGTCGTGGCCAAGAGTGCCTCGCCCTTGGTGTTGGGCATCGGCGATGGAGAGATGTTGTGCGGCAGCGACATCCCCGCGCTGCTGGGCCACACCAAGCGCATGCTGTTCCTCGAGGACGGAGAGATGGCCGAGTTGCGTCCGGACGGCTACACGCTCGAGACGATTGCTGGAGCTCCCGTTGCCCGTGAGCCAAAGACCATCAACTGGACTCCGGTGCAGGCGGAGAAGGGTGGCTACAAGCATTTCATGCTCAAAGAGATCTTCGAGCAGCCTCGCGCCGTCGAAGATACGCTGCGAGGTCGCGTCGCGCTCGAGGAGGGCGACGTGGTCGAAGCGGAACTCGGACTGGGCCCGGGGGCCCTCGACGACATCGATCGAGTCGTATTGCTCGCGTGCGGCACCAGCTACCACGCCTCGCTGGTGGGGCGGTATTGGATCGAGTCTTTGGCACGAATTCCCGCCCAAGCGGAGTTGGCCAGTGAGGTGCGCTATCGAGAACCCGTCCTCGGCCCGCGCGATTTGGTCATCGCCGTCAGCCAATCCGGTGAAACAGCCGATACCCTGGCTGCGGTTCGCTCGGCACGCGAAGCGGGCGCGCACGTACTCGCAGTGGCGAACGTGCTCGACAGTGCAATTCCCCGCGCATCGCAAGGAGCGCTGTACACGCATGCCGGGCCGGAGATCGGCGTCGCCTCCACCAAGTGCTTCACCACTCAGTTGGTCGCGCTGTTACTCATTGCAGTGCACTTGGGTCGAACCCGCGGGACCCTCAGCACGGAGCGTGCTCGGGAAACGCTGCAGGCTTTGCTGGAGCTGCCCAACTCGATGCGCGCCGCCTTGGCCAACGAGGCTGAGTGCTTGGAAGTCGCGCGAAGCTTCCAACACACGGCGCACATGCTCTTTCTGGGGCGCGGACTCGGATTCCCCATCGCCCTGGAGGGCGCGCTGAAACTGAAAGAAGTTTCCTACGCCCACGCCGAGGGCTACGCCGCGGGCGAGATGAAGCATGGTCCCATTGCCCTGATCGATGCGGACATGCCTGTCGTCGTCGTGATGCCTCGCGACTCCCAGTACGAAAAGACCCTTTCCAATGTGCAGGAGGTCATCGCTCGCGACGGTCAGGTCATTGCGGTCGTCACCGAGGGCGATTCCGAGGCCGCGGGACTTGCGCGCCATGTGCTCACCCTTCCAGCCGCGCCCGACGTCGTGATGCCCATGCTGGCGGTCTTGCCTCTACAGCTGCTCGCCTATCACGTGGCGGATCTGAAGGGCACGGATGTCGACCAGCCTCGCAACCTGGCCAAGACGGTCACCGTCGAGTAG
- a CDS encoding Na/Pi symporter: protein MPPPRPPSATEASSRAWLAFLLVLVYLFIFLVGIRGLGQGFHGLGEDLLDRFFHATDNPFAGLVIGILGTTLVQSSSVTTSMVVAMVAAPEHPLPIQNAVPIIMGANIGTTVTNTIVSLGHMSRPDEFRRAFATATCHDFFNFLAVGTLLPLELATGFLTRLSGALAGFLGAPGGSKLPNPIKTATKVGLAPVQEGIAGLISAPRAAAVALIIVSAIIIFVALFLIVRTLRQLAAGRVQGYIARSLDASAWVGLLVGVLVTIMVQSSSITTSVLVPLAGAGIITLRQAFPITLGANIGTTVTALIASSAAASDTAHLGLQIALVHLLFNALGTLMVYPLPFTRNIPLRLAEWLAGVAVRSRKAALAYVVVLFYGLPALLVFVFR from the coding sequence GTGCCTCCGCCGCGACCCCCATCAGCGACGGAAGCATCCAGTCGTGCGTGGCTCGCGTTCCTCCTGGTTCTGGTCTACCTGTTCATTTTCCTCGTCGGCATTCGCGGACTCGGGCAGGGCTTCCACGGGCTCGGCGAAGACTTGCTCGATCGCTTTTTTCACGCGACGGACAATCCCTTCGCCGGGTTGGTGATCGGGATCCTAGGCACCACCCTGGTGCAGAGTTCGTCGGTCACCACTTCGATGGTGGTCGCCATGGTCGCGGCGCCCGAGCATCCGCTACCGATCCAAAATGCCGTGCCGATCATCATGGGCGCCAACATCGGCACCACCGTCACCAACACGATCGTGTCCTTGGGGCACATGTCGCGGCCCGATGAGTTCCGACGTGCGTTTGCTACTGCAACCTGTCACGACTTCTTCAACTTCTTGGCGGTCGGCACTCTATTGCCGCTCGAGCTGGCGACCGGATTCCTCACGCGCTTGAGCGGCGCTTTGGCAGGATTCCTCGGCGCACCAGGGGGGAGCAAACTGCCAAATCCCATCAAGACCGCTACCAAGGTGGGGCTTGCTCCCGTTCAAGAGGGCATTGCAGGGCTGATCAGTGCCCCGCGCGCTGCCGCCGTCGCGCTCATCATCGTCTCTGCCATCATCATTTTCGTAGCGCTGTTCTTGATCGTTCGGACGCTGCGGCAGTTGGCCGCGGGGCGGGTCCAGGGCTACATCGCCCGCTCCCTCGACGCGAGCGCGTGGGTGGGGCTGCTCGTCGGCGTGCTGGTGACGATCATGGTCCAGTCCAGCAGCATCACCACGAGCGTTCTCGTGCCCCTCGCCGGGGCGGGGATCATCACGCTGCGCCAAGCGTTTCCAATCACGCTGGGCGCGAATATCGGCACGACGGTGACCGCCCTGATCGCCAGTAGCGCGGCTGCATCTGACACCGCCCACCTCGGCCTACAGATTGCGTTGGTGCATTTGCTGTTCAATGCGCTCGGGACGTTGATGGTCTACCCGTTGCCTTTCACCCGGAACATTCCGTTGCGCCTGGCGGAGTGGCTGGCCGGCGTGGCGGTGCGCTCGCGCAAGGCAGCGCTGGCCTATGTGGTAGTCTTGTTTTACGGTTTGCCCGCGCTACTGGTGTTCGTTTTCAGATAG